One window of the Acidimicrobiia bacterium genome contains the following:
- a CDS encoding GNAT family N-acetyltransferase has product MARASIEMRSLQPSDDRSGFTCGQPDLDDYFKTKAGQALKRGIAGIRVALLDGKIVGYATTVATEIHHDGDLPLGKRLPDWVPALRLARLAVATTEQGKGVGDLLMKDTLDAALALRRKHGCAGVLVDAKPEAVGYYGRFKFEVLEVSNETGLAVMYLPCAWIEEFLDGRDP; this is encoded by the coding sequence ATGGCACGAGCTTCCATCGAGATGCGGAGTCTTCAACCGAGCGACGATCGATCAGGATTCACCTGCGGTCAGCCGGATCTCGACGACTACTTCAAGACCAAGGCAGGACAGGCGCTCAAACGCGGGATTGCCGGGATTCGAGTAGCTCTTCTCGATGGGAAGATCGTTGGCTACGCGACAACCGTTGCGACTGAGATCCACCACGACGGGGACTTACCACTCGGCAAGCGCCTGCCTGATTGGGTTCCCGCCCTACGCCTAGCGCGGCTAGCCGTCGCGACTACCGAGCAGGGCAAGGGCGTTGGAGACCTGCTGATGAAAGACACGCTTGACGCTGCACTGGCGCTGCGCCGGAAGCACGGATGCGCAGGTGTCCTTGTCGACGCCAAGCCAGAGGCCGTGGGCTACTACGGGCGGTTTAAGTTCGAGGTGCTGGAAGTCTCGAACGAGACCGGTCTCGCCGTGATGTACCTGCCATGCGCGTGGATTGAGGAGTTCTTGGATGGCCGCGATCCTTGA
- a CDS encoding DUF6676 family protein codes for MKRLALGFAALSLLVFAPALAAPTVDEVADAVRNTGFFIDEGLPATAASISGSVSRARNAGFRFSAVLLFDDPAGGAVTFGDALLVRTGGPATVLVLSETQQGLSTDEEFEQDTLAGALAYAEDRSSDDEGYVSAVVDYLIDPSIGSSGGGGFILLLVLAAVVLLVIWGIRRASRANTRKRDQLLEEARGELRAQISAVADTMLEIADIVSATATSKDDTYLRQASATFTEVEEAYREVTDLRDLEVLSDRLDGARWELDAAKAIAFDKPVPPKPKPTERPVCFFDPTHHDASETAEIQTATGKRTVRVCKADADLLKRGQTPEPRMVNVGGRPVPAPSAPKSHGGSGFDGLDLFTILTSGAATGASYNWGRQRVRAQRNTWSSAGSRRAGDGPRSATTTDRAPRPSTGSTSRAGRTKKRGR; via the coding sequence GCCGACGCCGTCCGAAACACCGGTTTCTTCATCGACGAGGGGCTCCCGGCGACCGCGGCGTCCATCTCGGGGTCGGTGTCGCGGGCGCGCAACGCCGGTTTTCGCTTCTCCGCGGTGCTGCTGTTCGACGACCCTGCCGGCGGGGCCGTCACCTTTGGGGATGCGTTGCTGGTCCGTACCGGTGGCCCGGCGACGGTCCTCGTGCTGTCTGAGACGCAGCAAGGGCTTTCGACCGATGAGGAGTTCGAACAGGACACTCTCGCGGGCGCCCTCGCTTACGCCGAGGACCGCTCGTCGGACGACGAGGGCTATGTGTCGGCGGTGGTCGATTACCTGATCGACCCGTCGATCGGATCGAGTGGCGGCGGTGGGTTCATCCTGCTCCTCGTCCTCGCCGCGGTCGTGTTGCTCGTCATCTGGGGTATCCGCCGGGCCTCGCGGGCCAACACCCGCAAGCGGGATCAGCTCCTCGAGGAAGCCCGTGGCGAGCTGCGGGCCCAGATCAGCGCCGTCGCCGACACGATGCTGGAGATCGCCGACATCGTCTCGGCGACCGCCACCAGCAAGGACGACACGTACCTGCGCCAGGCGAGTGCCACCTTCACCGAGGTCGAAGAGGCGTACCGGGAGGTCACCGATCTGCGTGATCTCGAAGTTCTCTCCGATCGGTTGGATGGGGCGCGTTGGGAGTTGGATGCAGCCAAGGCGATCGCCTTCGACAAGCCGGTGCCGCCCAAGCCGAAACCGACCGAGCGGCCGGTGTGCTTCTTCGACCCCACCCACCACGACGCCAGCGAGACCGCCGAGATCCAGACGGCCACGGGCAAGCGGACCGTCCGCGTGTGCAAGGCAGACGCCGACCTCTTGAAGCGTGGCCAGACGCCCGAGCCGCGGATGGTCAACGTGGGCGGGCGTCCGGTGCCGGCGCCGTCGGCCCCCAAGTCGCACGGGGGCAGCGGGTTCGACGGACTCGATCTGTTCACCATCCTCACCAGCGGCGCCGCCACCGGCGCCTCGTACAACTGGGGCAGGCAGCGTGTCCGTGCCCAGCGGAACACGTGGTCCTCTGCGGGAAGCAGGCGGGCGGGAGACGGCCCGCGTTCGGCCACGACGACCGATCGTGCCCCCCGACCGTCGACCGGGTCGACCTCGCGGGCGGGCAGGACCAAGAAGCGGGGCCGCTGA
- a CDS encoding PspA/IM30 family protein: MKKFWGYIKALFRTKSEQIKDPEVEIEQAVHEAKRRDQDLRNQAAKVLAHRTQLESKIDRAADDAGEARELAKQALVKAQEASDAGDAAGTDKWNRAAQGLAMKMQAAENNLSSLKSQFESAQKQADDAKKAVQQNAMRLQELAAKRMELVGSLQQAKMQETVNEAIQAISSTSDLDRVSLDSVEDKIERRKAVAMANAELHEATPDGAEMELKEAVSLAQADAKLAELKSELGM, from the coding sequence ATGAAGAAGTTCTGGGGCTACATCAAGGCCCTCTTCCGTACCAAGAGCGAGCAGATCAAGGACCCCGAGGTCGAGATCGAGCAGGCGGTCCACGAGGCGAAGCGGCGCGATCAGGATCTCCGCAATCAGGCGGCCAAGGTGCTCGCCCACCGGACGCAGTTGGAGAGCAAGATCGACCGGGCTGCCGATGACGCCGGTGAGGCTCGTGAGCTCGCCAAGCAGGCGCTCGTGAAGGCACAGGAAGCCTCGGATGCGGGCGACGCCGCCGGCACCGACAAGTGGAACCGGGCGGCCCAGGGCCTGGCCATGAAGATGCAGGCTGCAGAGAACAACCTGTCATCGCTCAAGAGCCAGTTCGAGTCGGCGCAGAAGCAGGCCGACGACGCCAAGAAGGCGGTGCAGCAAAACGCCATGCGCCTCCAGGAGCTCGCCGCCAAGCGGATGGAGCTGGTCGGTTCCCTTCAGCAGGCGAAGATGCAGGAGACGGTCAATGAGGCGATCCAGGCGATCTCGTCGACCTCCGACCTCGACCGCGTCAGTCTGGACTCGGTGGAGGACAAGATCGAGAGGCGCAAGGCCGTGGCTATGGCCAATGCCGAGCTGCACGAGGCAACGCCGGATGGTGCCGAGATGGAGCTCAAGGAGGCCGTCTCCCTGGCTCAGGCCGACGCCAAGCTCGCCGAGTTGAAGTCCGAACTGGGCATGTAA